The following coding sequences lie in one Oryza brachyantha chromosome 10, ObraRS2, whole genome shotgun sequence genomic window:
- the LOC121055551 gene encoding uncharacterized protein LOC121055551, which yields MSDGQSRRSGASSTRRQQDAELAAAQERRRAAAQTAAAAARAARLAAAELAAIRAEAEAEEAEDAARAAEAEVETLRSSINGSIVGDITADRDLEELARGRVRERTIRWAAAHPHGGGGPGDHASADGAPSEGACGNGSPDGRRRAGGNPENTRRGGYPPGYGGRIYGERGPHRQRDSPSPDRRHGYHGIQAVVRDFGPGGGWPTLTKTNYIEWAAVMRVRLQQKRTAKEAWDAIAAARIGSDRARKSTLQALRKEWENLAFKPGEDIDDFALRLNTLLQKMVQYGDDTYNEERAVEKLFRCIPEKYKQIAHSIESLLDLSTMTIGEAIGRLKVVDGDEPQPLSGPITIGGKLHLTREQWEACQGDGKKGESSSVGGRKRGNLHKGRGGVRVRLRGRIRGGARGGVQGGTTGNRRPTRDDACRNCGKSGHWAKDCRQPRQGQANAAQVEEEPALLLAHASIELSPAAPAASAFLHLEEPKARALLGDDSNDKTDGWVLDTGATHHMTGRREFFTELDPSVRGFVKFGDASGVDIKGTGSVIFTTKSGEHRLLTGVYYIPALRNSIISIGQLEEEKGSCVVIKNGVMRIWDRRKIGERRGRLLVKVTRGNNRLYILNEQVAQPVCLIARRDDEAWQWHERFGHLHFEALKRLSTKEMVRGMPCLDHVEQFCDVCVLTKQRRLPFPHQTSFRAKERLELVHGDLCGPVTPATPGGRRFFLLLVDDLSRYMWVTVLGSKGEAADAIRRTQAAAEAECGRKLRILRTDNGGEFTAAEFASYCADEGIHRHYSAPYSPQQNGVVERRNQTVVGMARALLK from the exons ATGTCCGACGGACAGTCTCGGCGTTCGGGCGCCTCGAGCACACGACGTCAGCAGGACGCCGAACTCGCTGCAGCGCAAGAGCgcaggcgagcagcggcacagaccgcagcagcagcagcaagggcaGCAAGGCTGGCAGCAGCGGAGTTGGCGGCGATCAGGGCGGAGGCAGAAGCAGAGGAGGCGGAAGATGCAGCACGTGCGGCGGAGGCTGAGGTTGAGACCTTGCGTAGCAGCATCAACGGCTCCATCGTCGGCGACATCACCGCCGACAGGGACCTTGAGGAGCTGGCGAGAGGAAGGGTGCGGGAGCGGACAATACGGTGGGCAGCAGCCCAcccccatggcggcggcggtccagGGGACCACGCATCCGCCGACGGCGCCCCAAGCGAGGGCGCGTGCGGCAACGGTAGCCCAGATGGGCGCAGGCGTGCCGGCGGCAACCCAGAGAAcacacgccgcggcggctacCCTCCCGGTTATGGCGGCCGGATCTACGGAGAGCGCGGCCCTCACAGGCAGCGCGACTCTCCCTCCCCTGACCGGCGCCATGGCTACCACGGCATCCAAGCGGTGGTCAGGGACTTTGGTCCCGGTGGTGGGTGGCCTACCCTCACCAAGACCAACTACATCGAGTGGGCCGCGGTGATGAGGGTGAGGCTCCAG CAAAAGCGGACTGCCAAGGAGGCCTGGGATGCCATCGCTGCGGCACGCATCGGCAGCGATCGCGCCCGCAAGAGCACGCTGCAAGCACTCCGCAAGGAGTGGGAGAACCTGGCCTTCAAGCCAGGTGAGGACATCGATGATTTTGCCCTCCGTCTCAACACTCTGTTGCAGAAGATGGTGCAGTACGGCGACGACACCTACAACGAGGAGAGAGCTGTCGAGAAGCTCTTCCGCTGCATCCCAGAGAAGTATAAGCAGATTGCCCACTCCATCGAGTCTCTCCTGGACCTCTCCACGATGACGATCGGGGAGGCGATTGGTCGCCTcaaggtcgtcgacggcgatgagCCACAGCCCCTCTCCGGGCCCATCACCATTGGCGGGAAGCTCCATCTCACTCGGGAGCAGTGGGAGGCCTGCCAGGGTGATGGGAAAAAGGGGGAGTCCTCCTCGGTAGGCGGCCGCAAGCGCGGCAACCTGCACAAGGGGCGCGGAGGCGTCCGGGTCAGGTTGCGAGGACGCATCCGTGGTGGAGCCCGCGGAGGCGTCCAGGGCGGCACCACCGGCAACCGCAGGCCGACGCGAGACGACGCCTGCCGCAACTGTGGCAAGTCTGGCCACTGGGCCAAGGACTGCCGACAACCACGACAAGGCCAAGCCAACGCCGCACAAGTGGAGGAAGAACCAGCCCTGCTCCTGGCACACGCAAGCATCGAGCTATCTCCAGCGGCACCGGCCGCATCGGCTTTCCTCCACCTAGAAGAGCCGAAGGCACGAGCCCTTCTTGGCGACGACTCCAACGACAAGACTGATGGATGGGTCCTCGACACCGGGGCCACCCATCACATGACCGGTCGACGGGAGTTCTTCACCGAGCTTGATCCCAGCGTCCGAGGCTTCGTCAAGTTTGGGGATGCCTCTGGCGTGGATATCAAGGGCACCGGCTccgtcatcttcaccaccaagtCCGGCGAGCACAGGCTGCTCACCGGAGTCTACTACATCCCCGCGCTGAGGAACTCCATCATCAGTATTGGACAGctggaagaagagaaaggTTCATGCGTGGTGATCAAGAACGGAGTCATGAGGATTTGGGATCGGCGCAAGATCGGGGAGCGCCGTGGTCGCCTCCTTGTCAAGGTAACCAGAGGCAACAACCGACTCTACATCCTCAACGAGCAGGTAGCACAACCCGTGTGCCTCATCGCCCGCCGGGACGACGAGGCGTGGCAGTGGCACGAGCGCTTCGGCCATCTCCACTTCGAGGCCCTGAAGCGGCTCAGTACCAAGGAGATGGTGCGAGGCATGCCATGCCTTGACCACGTGGAGCAGTTCTGCGACGTCTGTGTGTTGACGAAGCAGAGGCGGCTCCCCTTTCCCCATCAGACGAGCTTCCGAGCCAAGGAGCGGCTCGAGCTCGTGCACGGGGATTTGTGTGGCCCGGTGACTCCGGCCACACCAGGAGGACGACgcttcttcttgctgctcgTCGACGACCTCTCTCGCTACATGTGGGTGACGGTCCTCGGTAGCAAGGGAGAGGCTGCGGACGCCATTAGGCGCACGCAGGCTGCTGCGGAGGCGGAGTGCGGCCGCAAGTTGCGCATCCTGCGCACCGACAACGGCGGCGAATTCACGGCGGCTGAATTCGCGTCGTACTGTGCCGATGAAGGTATTCACCGCCACTACTCCGCGCCGTACAGCCCACAGCAGAACGGCGTCGTTGAGCGGCGCAACCAGACGGTTGTGGGGATGGCTCGAGCCCTCCTCAAGTAG